In Fusarium verticillioides 7600 chromosome 6, whole genome shotgun sequence, the sequence GATGTCCTCCTCGGGAAGAGAGGCACCGGTAGGGTTACCGGGGTTGATAATGACAATGCATCGAACGTCAATGCcgtcagccttggccttttcgTACGAGGCACGGATGGTGTCGACGTCGGTACCCCAGTTCTTATGCTCATCCAGGAGGTAAGGAACAGCTGTGGCGTCCAAGAGGGAGAGAGTAGCAGTGTAGAGAGGGTACTGGGGAATTGGAATAAGGATGCCGGTCTTAGGGGAGGCGCAGATGACGTTGAGAAGGGTGTTGACACCAGAGGAGGCACCGGCGGACAGGTAAATGTGATCGGGATCTGCAGGGAAGCCATCGCGACCTGAGACAAGTTAGTAACAcagcagaaacagaagcGACGGCAGAACCCACGCTCAATAAACTTGGCGATGCTATCGCGGATAGCAGGAACACCGGTGCTGGCACTGTAGGCACCAACGGAGCCGATCTTGCTCAGGAGGAACTTGGCGCGCTCGATGACATCGGTCTGGTAGCCAAAGTGCTTGGTGAGAGCCTCCTCGTTCTGAAGCAGTATAgggttctcgagaagacTGGCGACCTGGCGGAAGAAGGTGATGGGCTTCTGGTCGAGCTGCTGAGGGTTGCCAATGTTTGCAGAAATAACCTGTTTGAAGGGGAGATCGCCGGTATCGCCCTTTGCGATCTTGGCTCGGTATTCCTCGGACTTGACAGCAAGTTCACCACGAACGGCGTACTTGGCGGCGACGACTCGCTGGTTGATGTTCTCTGAAGTCAATTTCATTTTGGCAGGATAGGTagagaagaatgaggtagaggaggaagaagtcgaggtATAAGGATAGAGGTGACGATGATAGTGGGGGGTAGTAGTAgtagaagcagaagcagaactTTTTGGCGGGGTGAGTAAGGGTCGCGGGGTAGATGTGGCAGTAATAGATTTACTCCAAGCGCAAGCACGGG encodes:
- a CDS encoding alanine transaminase (At least one base has a quality score < 10), giving the protein MLARRSPLASVRFGQTLRCQPPLKSSRLAANPEVNELGQRCASTMRPATSDYKIGPRACAWSKSITATSTPRPLLTPPKSSASASTTTTPHYHRHLYPYTSTSSSSTSFFSTYPAKMKLTSENINQRVVAAKYAVRGELAVKSEEYRAKIAKGDTGDLPFKQVISANIGNPQQLDQKPITFFRQVASLLENPILLQNEEALTKHFGYQTDVIERAKFLLSKIGSVGAYSASTGVPAIRDSIAKFIERRDGFPADPDHIYLSAGASSGVNTLLNVICASPKTGILIPIPQYPLYTATLSLLDATAVPYLLDEHKNWGTDVDTIRASYEKAKADGIDVRCIVIINPGNPTGASLPEEDIRAVLEFANKENLVVMADEVYQTNVFVGKFHSFKAVLRTLEKENPGKFDGLELASLHSVSKGMVGECGHRGGYFELVNFDAEVEANIYKFISIMLCAPVIGQCIVELMVNPPKPGEPSHELYKKEYDGIFTGLQERATALHKAFSQMEGVECAEPQGSMYLFPTINLPEKAAEAAKAEGRSPDEFYCMRLLEATGICVVPGSGFGQKEGTLHFRTTFLAPGTEWVGSIVKFHKEFLEKYR
- a CDS encoding alanine transaminase (At least one base has a quality score < 10) — encoded protein: MKLTSENINQRVVAAKYAVRGELAVKSEEYRAKIAKGDTGDLPFKQVISANIGNPQQLDQKPITFFRQVASLLENPILLQNEEALTKHFGYQTDVIERAKFLLSKIGSVGAYSASTGVPAIRDSIAKFIERRDGFPADPDHIYLSAGASSGVNTLLNVICASPKTGILIPIPQYPLYTATLSLLDATAVPYLLDEHKNWGTDVDTIRASYEKAKADGIDVRCIVIINPGNPTGASLPEEDIRAVLEFANKENLVVMADEVYQTNVFVGKFHSFKAVLRTLEKENPGKFDGLELASLHSVSKGMVGECGHRGGYFELVNFDAEVEANIYKFISIMLCAPVIGQCIVELMVNPPKPGEPSHELYKKEYDGIFTGLQERATALHKAFSQMEGVECAEPQGSMYLFPTINLPEKAAEAAKAEGRSPDEFYCMRLLEATGICVVPGSGFGQKEGTLHFRTTFLAPGTEWVGSIVKFHKEFLEKYR